The Puniceicoccus vermicola nucleotide sequence CCCTTACGCAAAAGGGGCCCGAACGAAACCGACCGAGCCCCTTGGCTGATGATGAGTCCCTACTGAGGATGAAAAAATCAGGTCTCGGATTTCAGGGCCATGGCTTCGACGACTGGATTGTCCTTGGAGGGGGGAGTCGGGTCTTCGGGCTCTGGGTCCTCGAGGGATTCGAGATTGATGCCCTTGGTTTCGATGCCAAACCAAGCCGTCACTCCGGCACCGATAATGGAGGTGCCGATGAGGATGTAGAGCAGGTTGGTCGTGCCAATCTGATTGAGTAAAACGGGGAAGAGAAAGGCCGTCGTTACGGCGCCAATCTTGGCAAAGGAAGCGGCAAAACCAGCCCCTTTGCCGCGTAGTTTTGTCGGGAACACTTCACCCGCGATGAGATACGTCATGGCATTGGGCCCGATATTGGTCATGAAATTAAAAAGCATGAATCCGACAAAGATGAGAAAGAGATTCGTCGATCCGTCCGGATGGAGAGAAAGAGCCGCGAGGAGAAGGCCGACCGCACAACCCAGAAAACCAAAGATCTGCAGACGAATCCGGCCAATCTTGTCGACGAGGAAGACGGCGCAGACAATCCCGACGATGAGGAGGATGTCGAGAATTGCCGATCCCTTGGCTGCCAGCACGTCGTCGTGAATGATTGCCGCGAGATTGTGTTCGGCGCTCTTGGCTCCGATCATCGTCGCGAGAATGGTCGGAGTGAAGATACCGATGCCGTAAGTGCCAAGATCCTGAAGGAACCAGGGGATCGCAGCGAGAATCGTCGCTCTGCGATTTTTTCGGGAAAAGAGATCGGCGTAGGTCGCCTTCTTTTTCTTATGCTTGTGGGGCTTTTTCGGCATCTTCAGAATAATCTCAGTCGGATAAGACGGATTTCTCTGAAGCAATTTGCCAAGGGCCCGGCAGGCGTCGTCATGGCGATGTTGCGAAACCAGCCAGTGGGCGCTCTCAGGAATGAAGAATCGGAGAAAAACAATAACGACACCGAGGGGAAGGACGCTCCCGTACATCCAGCGCCATGCATCGGGCTCTGGATAGACTTTGAGGATGAAGAATCCAAGGACAGTTCCGAACAGAGCCCCCACCGCCTGGAAGGCAAAGGCACCGAGAACCAGTCGACCCCGCACCCGGCTCGGAATGCTCTCGGAAATCACCACGTGGGCGGTTGGATAGTCACATCCCAAGGCGGTTCCGACTCCGAAGAGAAAGATGACAAAGGTCCAATAACCCGGACTGAAAGCCACGCCCAAAAGAAAGAGAACGAAGAGAATCATCTCTGCGATGAACATCCGCTTTCGTCCAAAGGTATCCGCGAGGCCCCCGAGAGCGGTCGCCCCGATTAGGATGCCGAAAAGAGGTGCGGCGCCAACGATTCCTTTCTGGGCGGCGGTAAGACCAAAATCCTGATGGAGAAGGGGAATGGCCACGCCCGTCATAAAGACGACCATTCCCTCAAAAAATTTACCGGCAGTTGCCAGAACCCAAATGCGTTTCTGGATCCCCGTAATCAGCGAGTCGCTAACGGTGGTACCGTCTTCCCAGAAAGGAGTTTCATCGATATACGACTGAACGGA carries:
- a CDS encoding MFS transporter, encoding MSASKTKKPRSVQSYIDETPFWEDGTTVSDSLITGIQKRIWVLATAGKFFEGMVVFMTGVAIPLLHQDFGLTAAQKGIVGAAPLFGILIGATALGGLADTFGRKRMFIAEMILFVLFLLGVAFSPGYWTFVIFLFGVGTALGCDYPTAHVVISESIPSRVRGRLVLGAFAFQAVGALFGTVLGFFILKVYPEPDAWRWMYGSVLPLGVVIVFLRFFIPESAHWLVSQHRHDDACRALGKLLQRNPSYPTEIILKMPKKPHKHKKKKATYADLFSRKNRRATILAAIPWFLQDLGTYGIGIFTPTILATMIGAKSAEHNLAAIIHDDVLAAKGSAILDILLIVGIVCAVFLVDKIGRIRLQIFGFLGCAVGLLLAALSLHPDGSTNLFLIFVGFMLFNFMTNIGPNAMTYLIAGEVFPTKLRGKGAGFAASFAKIGAVTTAFLFPVLLNQIGTTNLLYILIGTSIIGAGVTAWFGIETKGINLESLEDPEPEDPTPPSKDNPVVEAMALKSET